GTCATCCATGACGCGTTCGACCAAGCAGGCGAGCCGATCGCCTTTGCGCCGCGTAATGTCCTCAAGCGGATTGTAGAGCTTTATCGCAAAGAAGGCTGGGAGCCTGTTGTGGCCCCCGAGATGGAATTCTACCTCGTTGCCCGAAATATCAACCCCGCGGAAGAGATCGCCCCGATGATGGGGCGATCAGGCAGGCCCGCCGCTGCGCGACAGGCCTATTCCATGAGCGCCGTCGACGAATTCGGCCCTGTCATCGACGACATTTACGACTTCGCCGAGGATATGGGGTTCGAGATCGACGGTATCACCCAAGAAGGCGGCGCAGGTCAGTTGGAGATCAACCTTCGCCACGGCGATCCGGTGAAACTTGCCGACGAAATCTTCTATTTCAAACGCCTGATCCGCGAGGCCGCCTTGCGTCACGATTGCTTTGCAACCTTCATGGCCAAGCCGATAGAGGGCGAGCCGGGAAGCGCGATGCATATCCACCATTCTGTCGTGGACACCAAAACCGGTGCGAATATCTTCACAGGTCCGCGCGGCGCAGAGACAGACGCGTTCTACCACTTCATAGCGGGTCTCCAGAACCATTTACCCTCTGTCATCGCGCTGCTGGCCCCGTATGTGAACAGCTATCGGCGCTACGTCAAAGATCACGCCGCGCCGATCAATCTGGAGTGGGGCCGGGACAACCGCACCACAGGTATTCGCGTGCCGATTTCTGATGCCAACTCGCGCCGCGTTGAGAACCGTTTGGCGGGCATGGATTGCAACCCCTATCTGGGCATTGCCGCGTCTTTGGCCTGTGGCTATCTGGGGCTGAAAGAACGCAAACGCCCAACGAAGGAATTCAAGGGCGACGCCTATGAGGGCATGGAGGACATTCCGCGCGATCTGTTCTCGGCTTTAGGATTGCTTAATGATTCCCAAAAAATACGGGACGTACTTCATCCGGAATTTGCGCGCGTCTACGAGATCGTCAAAACCGCTGAATACGATGAATTCTTGCAAGTGATCTCTCCTTGGGAGCGCGAGCATCTTCTTCTAAACGTATGAACTTACTCGATTCCAATGATCGGCGCGGAGCCTATCCTGACGGCTATTACGCCGCGACATCTGACCTTTTGGCCCCTTTCCCATCGCTGCGTGGCGAAATCCGTGCTGATCTATGCGTCATTGGCGGGGGTTACACCGGATTGTCGGCGGCACTACATGCCGCGCAATCCGGCCTAGACGTCGTTCTGATTGACGCCCAGCGCGTCGGCTTCGGGGCATCTGGGCGCAATGGCGGACAAGTTCAATCGGGCTTCAACAAATCCCAACAAGATCTTGAAAAAATCGTGGGTTTCGAGGATGCGGCCAAGCTTTGGGAGATGTCGCAAGAGGCGATGGCACTGACCAAGGAACTTGCCGCCACATACGCGCCGGAGGCCGATTTTAAGGCCGGCATCGCGCACGCAAACTGGCACGCCAGCGGGACCCGCGAAGATCACGAAGATGCGGCGTATCTGGCGGAACGATACGGCTATGATAAGATCGAGTCACTGTCGCAAGAAGCGCTGTATGAAGTGATCCGCGCCCCTGCCTATAAGGGCGGCACGCTCGATCATGGCGCTGGCCACCTGCATCCGTTGCGCTACGCGCTCGGCCTGGCGCGTGCCTGTGTCGCAGCTGGCGTGCGCATCTATGAAACCACTCGCGCACACAAGATTAAGGGCACCAGCGTTCGGTGCGACCAAGGGCGCGTGGACGCCTCCCATGTCATTCAAGCGACCAACGGGTATGGCACAAGCCTGAGCCGTCCCACCGCGTCCCGAGTCATGCCGATCAACAACTTCATTGCGGCCACCGCGCCTCTTGGTGATCGCGTGGCGGATGTCTTGCGGCGCGATATTGCGGTGTCGGACAGCAAATTCGTGGTCAACTATTACCGGCTGAGCGAGGACGGGCGACTGCTGTTCGGTGGCGGCGAAAGCTATGGTTACCGATTTCCAAGCGATATCGCCTCTGTGGTGCGCAAGCCGATGGAGCAGGTCTTTCCGCAACTCAAAGACGTGGAGATCACCCATGCATGGGGCGGCACACTGGCGATCACGATGTCCCGCCTGCCCCATATTTCGCGCCCGCAGCCGGGTGTGTTGGCAGCGGCGGGATATTCGGGACACGGTGTCGCTTTGGCGGCCTTCACGGGCAAAGTACTGGCAAGCGCGGTGCGCGGCGATAGCGACGGGTTCGACCGTTTGGAAAGACTTCCTACAGCACGTTTTCCAGGCGGCTCTGCATTCCGGTCACCGCTCCTGGCGTTGGCCATGACATGGTACGCAACCCGCGACAGGCTGGGCATCTAGAGCCCCTTTCGGATGATCGAAAAATAGGTTACAGGTTTTCCGAAAGTTCATTTTGGAAAAAGCGAACCCGTCATGCGCGACATGCCCATCGAAGCCCCGAATACATATGACGCAGAACCGATCCCGCAGGCAGCACGCGATGCGATTGACACATTGATGCAATCCGGCGATCTGTTTCGCTACACCGCCCCCGAAAATTCCCCAGTCGCCCTGCTGGAGCAGGAATTCGCAGATCTTTTGGGCGCGAAATACGCACTTGCGGTGTCATCTTGCTCTGCCGCGCTGTTTTTGTCCCTCAAAGCGCTGGACCTGCCGCGCGACGCCAAAGTCCTGATCCCTGCATTTACGTTTGCGGCCGTACCGTCGGCGGTTGTCCACGCGGATTGCTTGCCGGTGCTGGTAGAGGTCGGCGACAATTACCGCGTTGATCTGGTCGATCTAGAACGCAAGATCGCGACCGCAGACGCTGTCTTGATTAGCCACATGCGGGGCCATACCTCCGATATGGACGCGATTTTGCGGCTCGCTGATCTGCATGGCTTGCCTGTTATCGAGGACGCAGCACATTCCTTGGGCACCAAATGGGACAATCGCAACATCGGGACATTGGGCAAAATCGGGTGCTTCTCGTTCCAAAGCTATAAGATGATCAATGCGGGCGAAGGCGGCATTATGATCACCGACGACGCTGAGTTGATCGCCCGCGCGGTCATCATGTCCGGAGCCTATGAGCACAACTGGTCCAAACACGCCATCATCGGGGACTACGCAGCGAAATGGCAAAACAAACTTCCGCTGTATAACGTCCGAATGCAGAACCTGAGCGCTTGTGTGATCCGGCCACAGCTTCCGTTGCTTGCACGCCGCGTCGCGGATGGCAGAGCGAACCACGACTATGTCGCCGAAAAGCTGACCCAAAGCGGGTATTTCACTGTTCCCGCCCCACTTAAGCACGAGATGCGTGCACCAGACTCAATCCAATTCAACCTGAACGATTTCACCGCCGACGAGGCCAGTGCTTTTATGGATGCCACGAAGCAGCGCGGTGTCAGCACTCAGGTGTTTGGCTTGTCGAAAGACAACGCACGCGCATTCTGGAATTGGCAGTTTATCCCCGGGGAGGTGCCAGCCCTGCCCAAAACCCGCGCCATGCTTGCAAAAGCCTGCGACACGCGCCTGCCTGCGAGACTGACCCGCAACGAGTTGGACTATATAGCGGAGGCGCTTGTTGCTGCGGCGGCTGAGGTGCGCGCGTAATTTAATCACCGATGCGGGCGGCTTGTGACATCAAGGTAAAATTCGCATCTGCCCTTTAAGCCAAGGCATTTTATGAGTGCAGTATTCGACGATCTCACTCTGTAATAACGGCCCGAGTTCACTCGCGACTTGGGCAGGCATGTCTTGCGTCGCCCCTTCCCTTGCCATGAGAGAAATGCGGCGCGACAACGGCTCGAACGGCAGCTCGAACACGTCCACACGGTCGATAAATCGCTTTGCCCGCATCACGCCCAATGGCGTCAGAATGGTCCACCCCTCGCCGCGTGCAACCATCGCCATGATCGCATGGTAGCTGTCCAGCTCGAAACGGTGCGAGGCCTGCAGCTTCACCCGCGACAGATGCGAGGCGATTTGGCGTCCCATCACATGCCGCGACGTGTAGAGGATCAGCGGGTTGGCTCGCAGGGTCGCCATGAGGTCCGCCCCTTCGCGCACCATGCGGCGCGGAGTAACCACGACGAACGGATCTTCCATTAAAGAGTGCACCTCGTAGGATGGCGGCAGATCGCTCGGCTCGGCGGCGACCACCATATCCAGTGCGCGGGATTCAAGCTGGTCCAGAAGGCGGTGTGACGCGCCGGTTTCGAGTAGAAACTGCGTCTTGGGCATTTGCTCGGCCAAGCGGGTCAGCATGGCGGGCGTTACATCCGCGTCAAAGTCTTCGATCATGCCGATCCGTAATCGCATCCGCGCCGACAGGTCTTTCAACGCCAGCTCCGAGGTCGCCATCGCAGCTTCATGCAAGATTGTTTGCGCGCGGCGCAAGAACAGCTCTCCGGCTTGGGTCAGCGGCATCGGTCGCTCCGTCCGCGTGAGCAGACGGGCGCCAAGTGCGGCCTCCAGATTTGACAGCTGCTGGCTGACCGCAGAGGGGCTGGCCCCCAACCTCCTTGCAGCGGCCGTAATCGACGGCTCTTCCGCAGCCGCGACGAAGATCTCCACCTGCCACAGCGTAATTTTTCCCGGTGTGTCGACCATCTGAAATCCCCAGCCCGCAAAGCGTTAATCCCGATTGCCGAGGTCAAACGCCAAGCGTAAGCTACCCTCAACTCAAACCGGAGACCAGAGACATGCGTGACGACAGCCCCAACAGCTGGGAGGCCCGCGCGGACGCCCATTCCTTCTACGGCTTCACTGACCTGCCCTCCATCGCAGAGCGCGGCACGGTGGTGCTGACCCATGGGGAAGGCCCATATGTGATCGACGTGCATGGCCGTCGGTACCTTGATGCCAATTCCGGCCTTTGGAACATGGTGGCAGGTTTCGACCACAAGGGCATGGCCGACGCCGCCAAGGCGCAATATGACCGCTTTCCGGGCTATCACGCCTTCTTCGGGCGCATGTCGGACCAGACCGTTATGCTGTCCGAAAAACTGATCGAAGTCTCGCCGTTCGAGCGGGGCAAAGTGTTCTACACCAACTCCGGCTCCGAGGCGAATGACACGTTGGTCAAGATGCTGTGGTTCTTGGGCGGCGCCGAAGGCAAACCAGAGCGGCGCAAAATTCTGACGCGCAAGAATGGCTATCATGGGGTTACGGCGGTCTCGGCTTCGATGACCGGCAAACCCTATAACGAAGTCTTCGGGCTACCCTTGCCGGGCTTCTTCCACCTCACCTGCCCGCATTACTGGCGTGAAGGCCGCAATGGCGAAACAGAGGCCGAGTTTACAGCACGCATGGGTGCGGAATTGGAAGAGGTCATCGCGCGCGAAGGGGCTGACACAATTGCGGCCTTTGTTGCTGAACCTGTGATGGGCGCAGGTGGTGTGATCCCGCCGTCCGATGGGTACTTCCAAACGGTCGCACCAATCTTGAAGAAACACGGAATTCCGCTGGTGGCAGACGAAGTCATCACCGGCTTTGGGCGCACCGGCTCTGACTGGGGCTGTCAGGCATACGACTTTATGCCGGACGCCATCATCTCCTCCAAGAACCTGACTGCGGGCTACTTCCCGATGGGCGCGGTGATCCTTGGCCCCGAACTGACGGACCGCCTGCAAGCCGCCGCCGACGCCATCGAAGAATTCCCGCATGGCTTCACCGCATCGGGCCACCCCGTCGGCTGTGCCATCGCCCTGAAAGCCATCGAAGTGATCATGGAAGGGTCCGACGGGGCCGCGCCGTTGATTGAGAATGTCCGCGCCCTCACCCCGAAATTCGAAGCCGAGATGGCCCGATTGGCGCAGCACCCTCACATTGGCGAAGCGCGCGGGAAAGGTCTTATGGGGGCATTGGAGGCCGTCAAAGACAAGGCAACCAAAACACCCTTTGACGGATCGCTCAGCGTGTCAGAGCGGATCGCAAATACTTGCACCGACCACGGGCTGATTTGCCGCCCGCTGGGTCAGGCTGTCGTGCTGTGCCCCGCTTTCATCATGACTGAGCCGCAAATGGACGAGATGTTCCAAAAGCTCGAGGCCGCGCTGAACAAAGTATTTGAAGAGGTCGTTTAGGCCGACACAGCCAAGCTGACAGCCGCAAAGAAGCAGCCCGAGGCGGCGACGACGAAGCCGTGCCAGATCGCATTGGAAAAGCGCAGGCTTTCCCATTTGAAGAACAGGATACCGGCGGTGTAGAGAATACCGCCGGCCGCAGCAAACCCGCCAGCCGCAGGCGAGGTTTCGAAAACGGACCACATCAGCGCTACGCTAATCCATCCCAGCCCCACATAGAGTGCTGCATTCCAGCGACCGGGGGCCGACCAGCGGAAAAGCTTGGTGATTGCGCCGAACAGTGCCAAGGCCCAAACAATCGCGAGCACTATATAGCCGAACCCCGTTCCGATTGTGACGACGAAGGGGGTATAGGTTCCGGCAATTTTTAAGAATATCGTTGCGTGATCCGCGCGGCGTAGTCGGGCACGGAACCGCTCCCACGGGGTCATGTGGTAGGCCCCGGACACTGTAAACATCGCGATGAGCCCCAGCCAGTAGATGCTTAGAGCTGCGAGTTGGCCTGACGACAAATGGTCCCAGCGAAAGGCAAGGAACATCCCGATGGCGATCAGCGATGCGGCAAGGCCAAGCGCATGGACCAGCCCGTCGGCTACAATCTCTGCACGCGAATAGCTCGGATATTGGGTTTCATTTGCGGCCATGCCCTAAAACCTAGCCGCAAATCAGAGAAAGGCGACCCCAACTTGTCGGGATTCCGTCACGTTACTTGGATGGTTTGCCCATTTTTGCGACCGCAGCCTGCATATCGGCGAGCTGTTTCTTGATTGCATCGAGCTCGGACGTGTCTTCCTTAGCGGCTTTCGTGGCAGACTCGGTCTTTGCGTATTCATCCGATCCAGGGCCCGTCCAACCGCCCATCATCGTCTTCATAAAGGCTTCTTGTTGGGCCTTGATCTGCTCAAAACCGGGGACCGCTGACATCGGACTAGAAATCCGCTCCACCATCTTGCTCTGACCCTCGCGCAGCATCTCGAAACTGGCTGCAAGGAAGTCAGGGACCATGCTTTGCGCATTGGTTGTGTAGCTGCGGACGAGGTCGGTCAACACGTTGATCGGTAAAACGTTTTCGCCTTTGCTTTCGTTATCCGCAATGATCTGAAGCAGGTATTGGCGGGTCAGATCGTCACCAGATTTGAGATCCACAATCTGGACATCTCTGCCCTCTTTGATGAATCCGGAAATATCATCGAGCGTCACGTAATCGCTCGTCTCGGTGTTATACAGCCGCCTCGAGGCGTATCGTTTGATCAGCAACGGCTTCATGTCGGCTTTTACCACGAAATATCTCCCAATATTGCAGCGCAGAAAAAACGCTACCGCAGGTGCGAAAGAAAAGAAAGGGGGGCGCTATAAGGGCTGTCCTCGGCACCAACCTCTTGCCAAGCCCGTCAAATCTGAGCAAATCTGGAAGTGTCGAACCATTTTTAGACGAAAACTCATTTGAAGGATTTGGCTCATGCTAAATTATGAAGGCCAGGTGATTGCCATCCGTCGGCTCTCAGAAGAAGTCGATATCGAACTCACCAAACTCCTCGGACGCACTGAACCCGTGAAGCCCGGCACAGCCGCACATGCGGATCTGGCGCGCAAGATCGAGCTGTGGCGCGGCCGCGCTGCCAATATGGAAAAGGCCGTTCGCTCGAAAGAAGGGCTGCTGACTGTTTCTCATGCCAGCATCCTCAAAAAGCACGGTAACTACGAGGCTAAGCAAAGCTTCAACAGCAAGATGGGCAATATGAACCGTCTGCGCAAAGACCTGCTGAAGCTGCTGGGCAAGATCGCTGACCTGATCAATGCGGCCACCAACCCGGTGAGCGATGAAGTGGCGATTATGAATGGCTTCAAGTCCGCGCTCAAAGCGATCACCGAAGGTGGGGACGAAATCGTTCTAAATCCGCAGCAGTCGCAAAAGCTGACCGCCGAGATCAGTAAAGCCAGCGGGCCACTGGAGCCGATAGAGGGCTACAATCCAAATCAGCCGATCGGCTTGTTGACGCTCGCCTTGGTTATGTTTGTGACAGCCAAGAAGCTTCTGGGGCGCAACGGCAAGGCCTAACGCCCCTGCCCCCACGCAACAAAAAAGGGTGGGCACGAGGCCCACCCTATAAATCTGCACGCTATTGGGAGGAAAAGCGGCAGTATTTTTAAGTGCTAAAGCTTAAGCGACTTTAGCAGCTTTCTTTGCAGAAGCAGCCAGCTCGTCCGTTGCTTTTTTAACAGCGGCGGTGGTGTCTTCTTGGATGTCTTTGCCAGCAGCCATCAGCAGCTCGACAGTTTCCATCTGAACTTTTTTCGCAACTTCAGCGAAAGCAGCCATGTGCTCAGCGGAGGTTTCAGCTTGTGCAGAAGCGAAGTCGGAGACTGCTTTTGCGTAGTCAGCTGGCTCTGCTTGGGCTTTGGTCACGCCGGACATTTTTGCCAGAGTTTCTTTGGTCCATTTGGAGGACAGATCAGCGGAAGTTGCTGCTGCGTCCAGAGCGACTTTGGACATTTTTTCGCCCAGAGCTGCCGAGTTTTTCAGCGCTTCGTTGTAAGCGGACATGTCAACTGGGAAAGCAGCTGCCATATCGGAGAATACTTTGGTGAAGTCTTGTGTCTTGTTAGCCATTGTCATGGTCTCCAGTTTTTGAGCCAATGTCGGCCCTGTGTCTTGTTTGCGTCTGCAGCATATCTACGCGCTGCACCGCAGCATTGCAAGTCTTTTCTGCGCTGCAGCATAAACTTTTTTCCAAAGGTAGATTACAGTCTGAAACGACGAAGACGCAGGTGATTTTTCACACCCGCGCCTTGTTTATAAGGACCTCAAAGCTGCTTAGGTCTTGTTCGACTTCACCTGAACATAGGTGCCGGGTGCGGGGCTAAGTATCGGAAATTCTTCACTTCCTGGCTCCCTTGCTGGCACCATATCGGATGATTTTTCAGACAACCAAACATCCCAACGCGGCCACCAAGAGCCTTCGTTAAAGGTTGCCCCTGCCCACCAATCATCCTGAGTGCCTGTCATGTCGGAGTTGGTATAATGCCCATACTTTTTCTTCGACGGCGGGTTAATGATACCCGCAACATGGCCCGACTCGGAGACAATGAAGGTCTTGTCCTTAGAACCGAACTGCTTGATTCCCGCGTAAGAGCCGCGCCATGCCGCAATATGATCGGTCTCACATGCAATCGCACAGATCGGCAACTCAATATCGGAAAGGCCCAGTGTTTCGCCCAGTAGGCTCATCGTGCCTTTAGCCAGCTTATTCTCTTGGCAAAGCTCTCTGAGATACTCGACAACGAAACGCCCGGGAAGGTTAGTGCTGTCGCCGTTCCAATACAGCAGATCGAACGCCGGTGGCGCCTCCCCCATCATGTAATTTCGGATCGCCGGCGCATAAACCAGATCATTCGCTCGTAGATAAGAGAATGTGCGCGACATAAAGAAGGAATGCAGGAAGCCCTTTTCAGCTACTTGCCGTTCAATCCCGTCGACAAAGTCGTCCTCAAGGAAGACGCCCATTTCGCCCGGGTCTTCAAAATCCGATAGCATGGTAAAGAAGGTCGCCGACTTAACCGTTTTGTCACCACGCTTCTTCATAAGGGCGAGCACGAGCGACAATGTTGTCCCTGCGATACAGTAGCCAACTGCGTTCAGCTGCTTCTGGCCGGTGATTTTCTTGACCTGTTCGAATGCGGTTAGGTAACCGTCATCCACATAGGTATCGATCCCCACGTCCGCATAGCTTGCATCCGGGTTCAC
Above is a window of Litoreibacter janthinus DNA encoding:
- a CDS encoding phasin, PhaP; protein product: MANKTQDFTKVFSDMAAAFPVDMSAYNEALKNSAALGEKMSKVALDAAATSADLSSKWTKETLAKMSGVTKAQAEPADYAKAVSDFASAQAETSAEHMAAFAEVAKKVQMETVELLMAAGKDIQEDTTAAVKKATDELAASAKKAAKVA
- a CDS encoding glutamine synthetase family protein, with the translated sequence MPSKPKQSEIDWMAHLPEAAANYLQGHRLDEVECVVSDLPGIARGKAVPASKFAKQAQFFLPNSIYFQTITGGWGEAAGEGGFTEPDMVLKPDMETACAAPWTGDWTLQVIHDAFDQAGEPIAFAPRNVLKRIVELYRKEGWEPVVAPEMEFYLVARNINPAEEIAPMMGRSGRPAAARQAYSMSAVDEFGPVIDDIYDFAEDMGFEIDGITQEGGAGQLEINLRHGDPVKLADEIFYFKRLIREAALRHDCFATFMAKPIEGEPGSAMHIHHSVVDTKTGANIFTGPRGAETDAFYHFIAGLQNHLPSVIALLAPYVNSYRRYVKDHAAPINLEWGRDNRTTGIRVPISDANSRRVENRLAGMDCNPYLGIAASLACGYLGLKERKRPTKEFKGDAYEGMEDIPRDLFSALGLLNDSQKIRDVLHPEFARVYEIVKTAEYDEFLQVISPWEREHLLLNV
- a CDS encoding LysR family transcriptional regulator, with the translated sequence MVDTPGKITLWQVEIFVAAAEEPSITAAARRLGASPSAVSQQLSNLEAALGARLLTRTERPMPLTQAGELFLRRAQTILHEAAMATSELALKDLSARMRLRIGMIEDFDADVTPAMLTRLAEQMPKTQFLLETGASHRLLDQLESRALDMVVAAEPSDLPPSYEVHSLMEDPFVVVTPRRMVREGADLMATLRANPLILYTSRHVMGRQIASHLSRVKLQASHRFELDSYHAIMAMVARGEGWTILTPLGVMRAKRFIDRVDVFELPFEPLSRRISLMAREGATQDMPAQVASELGPLLQSEIVEYCTHKMPWLKGQMRILP
- the trhA gene encoding PAQR family membrane homeostasis protein TrhA; the protein is MAANETQYPSYSRAEIVADGLVHALGLAASLIAIGMFLAFRWDHLSSGQLAALSIYWLGLIAMFTVSGAYHMTPWERFRARLRRADHATIFLKIAGTYTPFVVTIGTGFGYIVLAIVWALALFGAITKLFRWSAPGRWNAALYVGLGWISVALMWSVFETSPAAGGFAAAGGILYTAGILFFKWESLRFSNAIWHGFVVAASGCFFAAVSLAVSA
- a CDS encoding DegT/DnrJ/EryC1/StrS family aminotransferase, with the translated sequence MRDMPIEAPNTYDAEPIPQAARDAIDTLMQSGDLFRYTAPENSPVALLEQEFADLLGAKYALAVSSCSAALFLSLKALDLPRDAKVLIPAFTFAAVPSAVVHADCLPVLVEVGDNYRVDLVDLERKIATADAVLISHMRGHTSDMDAILRLADLHGLPVIEDAAHSLGTKWDNRNIGTLGKIGCFSFQSYKMINAGEGGIMITDDAELIARAVIMSGAYEHNWSKHAIIGDYAAKWQNKLPLYNVRMQNLSACVIRPQLPLLARRVADGRANHDYVAEKLTQSGYFTVPAPLKHEMRAPDSIQFNLNDFTADEASAFMDATKQRGVSTQVFGLSKDNARAFWNWQFIPGEVPALPKTRAMLAKACDTRLPARLTRNELDYIAEALVAAAAEVRA
- a CDS encoding aminotransferase — translated: MRDDSPNSWEARADAHSFYGFTDLPSIAERGTVVLTHGEGPYVIDVHGRRYLDANSGLWNMVAGFDHKGMADAAKAQYDRFPGYHAFFGRMSDQTVMLSEKLIEVSPFERGKVFYTNSGSEANDTLVKMLWFLGGAEGKPERRKILTRKNGYHGVTAVSASMTGKPYNEVFGLPLPGFFHLTCPHYWREGRNGETEAEFTARMGAELEEVIAREGADTIAAFVAEPVMGAGGVIPPSDGYFQTVAPILKKHGIPLVADEVITGFGRTGSDWGCQAYDFMPDAIISSKNLTAGYFPMGAVILGPELTDRLQAAADAIEEFPHGFTASGHPVGCAIALKAIEVIMEGSDGAAPLIENVRALTPKFEAEMARLAQHPHIGEARGKGLMGALEAVKDKATKTPFDGSLSVSERIANTCTDHGLICRPLGQAVVLCPAFIMTEPQMDEMFQKLEAALNKVFEEVV
- a CDS encoding PHA/PHB synthase family protein, yielding MTTKTDTSDDIDAAEKLERLNANLAKMDELSKRLVAAMGKKKSADPGLQAPGQDVYVQAAAAYMAEMMNNPSKILEQQVNYWGKSLKHYVDAQQQLAHGKLAPPDDKGPTDRRFKSELWDTHPYFNFIKQQYLYSSEAITDAMQNLEGLNDHEKGRVSFFAQQIVDMFAPTNFLATNPEALAKAVETDGASLVRGLENLVHDIEANEGDLLVSLADETAFKVGENIAATEGSVVFRNHMFELIQYKPTTEKVHATPVVIFPPWINKFYVMDLKPENSLIKWVVDQGHTLFIVSWVNPDASYADVGIDTYVDDGYLTAFEQVKKITGQKQLNAVGYCIAGTTLSLVLALMKKRGDKTVKSATFFTMLSDFEDPGEMGVFLEDDFVDGIERQVAEKGFLHSFFMSRTFSYLRANDLVYAPAIRNYMMGEAPPAFDLLYWNGDSTNLPGRFVVEYLRELCQENKLAKGTMSLLGETLGLSDIELPICAIACETDHIAAWRGSYAGIKQFGSKDKTFIVSESGHVAGIINPPSKKKYGHYTNSDMTGTQDDWWAGATFNEGSWWPRWDVWLSEKSSDMVPAREPGSEEFPILSPAPGTYVQVKSNKT
- a CDS encoding NAD(P)/FAD-dependent oxidoreductase — protein: MNLLDSNDRRGAYPDGYYAATSDLLAPFPSLRGEIRADLCVIGGGYTGLSAALHAAQSGLDVVLIDAQRVGFGASGRNGGQVQSGFNKSQQDLEKIVGFEDAAKLWEMSQEAMALTKELAATYAPEADFKAGIAHANWHASGTREDHEDAAYLAERYGYDKIESLSQEALYEVIRAPAYKGGTLDHGAGHLHPLRYALGLARACVAAGVRIYETTRAHKIKGTSVRCDQGRVDASHVIQATNGYGTSLSRPTASRVMPINNFIAATAPLGDRVADVLRRDIAVSDSKFVVNYYRLSEDGRLLFGGGESYGYRFPSDIASVVRKPMEQVFPQLKDVEITHAWGGTLAITMSRLPHISRPQPGVLAAAGYSGHGVALAAFTGKVLASAVRGDSDGFDRLERLPTARFPGGSAFRSPLLALAMTWYATRDRLGI
- the phaR gene encoding polyhydroxyalkanoate synthesis repressor PhaR, translated to MKPLLIKRYASRRLYNTETSDYVTLDDISGFIKEGRDVQIVDLKSGDDLTRQYLLQIIADNESKGENVLPINVLTDLVRSYTTNAQSMVPDFLAASFEMLREGQSKMVERISSPMSAVPGFEQIKAQQEAFMKTMMGGWTGPGSDEYAKTESATKAAKEDTSELDAIKKQLADMQAAVAKMGKPSK